The Microbacter sp. GSS18 genome has a segment encoding these proteins:
- a CDS encoding dihydrofolate reductase family protein, protein MDTTRPQVVFNTATTLNGFLADDGDSLDWLFAVPGADDAESGFADFLAGVGTFVMGSATYEWVLAHERLLLRPQLWRDMYGDRPAFVLSTRPHDVPADCDIRVRSGAAADLWPEIAAAAGDKTVWLVGGGDVVGQFADAGLLDEVRLSVAPVTLVSGKPLLPRALGSGRLQLTAARQAGQFAELSYAVAPLGTT, encoded by the coding sequence ATGGACACCACACGACCCCAGGTCGTCTTCAACACCGCGACGACGCTCAACGGTTTCCTCGCCGACGACGGTGACTCCCTCGATTGGCTCTTCGCCGTGCCGGGCGCCGACGATGCCGAGAGCGGGTTCGCCGATTTCCTCGCCGGCGTCGGAACCTTCGTCATGGGCTCGGCCACGTACGAGTGGGTTCTCGCGCACGAGCGGCTGCTCCTCCGGCCCCAGCTGTGGCGCGACATGTACGGCGACCGCCCGGCCTTCGTGCTGTCCACACGCCCGCACGATGTGCCCGCGGACTGCGATATCCGCGTCCGTTCCGGGGCCGCTGCCGATCTGTGGCCTGAGATCGCCGCTGCGGCCGGCGACAAGACGGTGTGGCTCGTCGGCGGCGGCGATGTCGTCGGGCAGTTCGCCGACGCCGGTCTGCTCGACGAGGTGCGGCTGAGCGTCGCGCCCGTGACGCTCGTCTCGGGCAAGCCGCTGCTCCCCCGGGCCCTCGGCTCCGGACGGCTGCAGCTGACCGCCGCGCGCCAGGCGGGGCAGTTCGCCGAGCTCTCCTATGCCGTGGCTCCGCTCGGCACGACCTGA
- a CDS encoding PfkB family carbohydrate kinase: protein MIVVVGDLVADLVVLGLGPLERATDNTAQVTLTRGGSAANVASAVAAGGGRARFIGRVGGDLLGRMLTEELERAGVDVRVQRSGRTGAIVIVVDDDGERTMITDRAAAAELEALDASWLEGARWLHVPLYGMLAPASRTAIAHAVAALPGDVPVSVDLSSTSTLRELGAGAVAAAVDDLRPSVVFANADEAAWIDDADVAIPGTFVVKRGAEPVLVREGDHVEMVPVPPVDGIVDTTGAGDAFAAGYILAAVEGAAAPEAVRAGAEGARAALVRAGAL, encoded by the coding sequence GTGATCGTCGTCGTCGGCGATCTGGTCGCAGATCTCGTCGTGCTCGGCCTCGGCCCGCTGGAGCGGGCCACAGACAACACCGCCCAGGTCACGCTGACCCGCGGCGGCAGCGCCGCGAACGTCGCGTCCGCGGTGGCGGCAGGCGGTGGCCGAGCGCGGTTCATCGGCCGTGTCGGCGGGGACCTGCTCGGCCGGATGCTGACAGAGGAGCTCGAGCGCGCCGGGGTGGACGTCCGGGTGCAGCGTTCGGGACGGACCGGCGCGATCGTCATCGTCGTCGACGACGACGGTGAGCGCACCATGATCACCGACCGCGCCGCGGCCGCCGAGCTCGAGGCGCTGGATGCGAGCTGGCTCGAGGGCGCCCGCTGGCTGCACGTGCCGCTGTACGGCATGCTGGCGCCCGCGTCGCGCACGGCGATCGCGCATGCCGTGGCGGCCCTCCCCGGCGACGTGCCGGTCAGTGTCGATCTGTCGAGCACGTCGACCCTGCGCGAGCTGGGCGCGGGCGCCGTCGCCGCCGCGGTCGACGACCTGCGTCCCTCGGTCGTGTTCGCCAATGCGGACGAGGCCGCGTGGATCGATGACGCCGATGTCGCGATCCCCGGCACGTTCGTCGTCAAGCGCGGAGCGGAACCGGTCCTGGTGCGCGAGGGCGACCACGTCGAGATGGTGCCCGTGCCCCCGGTGGACGGCATCGTCGACACGACCGGAGCCGGCGACGCCTTCGCGGCGGGCTACATCCTCGCCGCCGTCGAGGGGGCCGCTGCCCCCGAAGCGGTGCGCGCCGGCGCAGAGGGCGCCCGCGCAGCGCTGGTGCGCGCGGGCGCCCTCTGA
- a CDS encoding pseudouridine-5'-phosphate glycosidase gives MSSLHVSDEVRAAVADGRGVLALESTIFTHGLPRPRNLDVALEADRRVRDAGVVPATIGVVAGVPTVGMTTDEIERLSTDDDVVKASVRDLPVAMAKGLSAGTTVAATAYLAHRAGIEVFSTGGLGGVHRGAAETFDESADLPTLAGLPLVVVSAGVKSILDIPLTLERLETLGLTVIGYRTTDYPGFYIADSGYDIEYAADSPEEIARMVRAQHELGLSSAILVANPVGTEAQLPPELHDAVLERALAAAAAAGVSGHDTTPFLLETMQRETGGRSLDVNVAVYRGNVGLGTRIARALAESRG, from the coding sequence GTGAGCAGCCTTCATGTGTCCGACGAGGTGCGTGCGGCCGTCGCCGACGGCCGTGGCGTCCTCGCCCTCGAATCCACGATCTTCACCCACGGCCTGCCCCGGCCGCGCAACCTCGACGTCGCGCTGGAGGCCGATCGCCGTGTGCGCGATGCCGGTGTCGTCCCCGCCACCATCGGCGTCGTCGCCGGCGTGCCCACCGTGGGCATGACGACCGATGAGATCGAGCGGCTGTCGACCGATGACGACGTCGTGAAGGCCAGCGTGCGGGATCTGCCCGTCGCGATGGCCAAGGGACTGAGCGCCGGCACCACCGTGGCCGCGACGGCCTACCTCGCCCACCGCGCGGGGATCGAGGTCTTCTCGACGGGCGGGCTCGGGGGCGTCCACCGCGGCGCGGCCGAGACCTTCGACGAATCCGCCGATCTGCCCACGCTCGCGGGACTGCCCCTCGTCGTGGTCAGCGCGGGCGTGAAGTCCATCCTCGACATCCCGCTGACGCTCGAGCGGCTCGAGACCCTCGGCCTCACGGTGATCGGATACCGCACGACCGACTATCCCGGCTTCTACATCGCCGACTCCGGCTACGACATCGAGTACGCCGCCGACTCCCCCGAGGAGATCGCGCGCATGGTCAGGGCTCAGCACGAGCTCGGCCTGAGCTCGGCGATCCTCGTCGCCAACCCCGTCGGCACCGAAGCCCAGCTGCCCCCCGAGCTGCACGACGCCGTCCTCGAGCGGGCGCTGGCCGCTGCGGCAGCCGCGGGGGTGAGCGGGCACGACACGACCCCGTTCCTGCTCGAGACGATGCAGCGCGAGACCGGTGGGCGAAGCCTCGACGTCAACGTCGCCGTCTACCGGGGCAACGTCGGGCTGGGCACGCGCATCGCGCGCGCCCTCGCGGAGTCGCGAGGGTGA
- a CDS encoding DUF6458 family protein, with protein MSIGTGIVLFVIGAILAFAVNVDVQWINLDLIGYILMGAGVVVFLIGIVLMVRRRQSETVTRTEVDPASNQRVTRQSTSATDDTAGL; from the coding sequence ATGAGCATCGGAACCGGAATCGTCCTGTTCGTCATCGGAGCCATCCTCGCGTTCGCCGTGAACGTGGACGTGCAGTGGATCAACCTCGACCTGATCGGCTACATCCTGATGGGCGCAGGGGTCGTCGTCTTCCTGATCGGCATCGTCCTCATGGTCCGCCGCCGCCAGAGCGAGACCGTCACGCGCACCGAGGTCGACCCGGCCAGCAACCAGCGTGTCACGCGCCAGTCCACGAGCGCCACGGACGACACCGCCGGCCTCTGA
- a CDS encoding cysteine synthase family protein yields MPAYRSVADVGEQAAGRTALPGALSAIGGTPIVRLDAVVPAGAAEVWVKLEGANPTGSYKDRMALSLVRGALGRGEIAPGDTLVEYTGGSTGTSLAFVAGVLGMGFTAIFSDAFSMSKKQAMEAFGATVLVEHSDDGLISTALAERMRRRAHEVAAQPGHHYADQFGSSDVPRGYRPLGTEIADALDGAVDVLCAAVGTGGAIMGTLGGLRDAGIDPTVVALEPEQSPLLTTGRSGAHAVEGIAVFPDPPFVDREQIDQVRTIDQERAFEMCRLLARAEGIFGGASTGLNVAAAVDIATELGPGHRVVTIACDSGLKYLGGRVYP; encoded by the coding sequence GTGCCCGCGTACCGTAGCGTCGCCGACGTGGGGGAGCAGGCGGCCGGGCGGACGGCGCTTCCGGGCGCGCTCTCGGCGATCGGAGGAACGCCGATCGTGCGGCTCGACGCCGTCGTTCCGGCCGGCGCCGCGGAGGTCTGGGTCAAGCTCGAGGGGGCGAACCCGACGGGATCGTACAAGGACCGGATGGCGCTGTCGCTCGTGCGGGGAGCGCTCGGCCGCGGTGAGATCGCACCCGGCGACACGCTCGTCGAGTACACCGGCGGCAGCACCGGCACATCGCTGGCTTTCGTGGCCGGCGTGCTGGGCATGGGCTTCACGGCGATCTTCTCCGACGCGTTCTCCATGAGCAAGAAGCAGGCGATGGAGGCCTTCGGCGCGACCGTGCTCGTCGAGCACAGCGACGACGGGCTCATCTCGACCGCGCTCGCGGAGCGGATGAGGCGGCGGGCCCACGAGGTCGCCGCGCAGCCGGGCCATCACTACGCCGACCAGTTCGGCTCATCGGACGTACCCCGCGGATACCGCCCCCTGGGGACCGAGATCGCCGACGCACTCGACGGCGCGGTCGACGTGCTGTGCGCCGCCGTCGGCACCGGCGGCGCGATCATGGGCACCCTCGGAGGGCTGCGCGATGCCGGCATCGATCCCACCGTCGTCGCGCTGGAACCGGAGCAGTCGCCCCTGCTGACCACGGGCCGCAGCGGCGCGCATGCGGTGGAGGGGATCGCGGTCTTCCCGGATCCGCCATTCGTGGATCGGGAGCAGATCGACCAGGTGCGCACGATCGACCAGGAGCGCGCCTTCGAGATGTGCCGGCTGCTCGCCCGCGCCGAGGGGATCTTCGGCGGCGCATCGACCGGGCTCAACGTCGCGGCGGCCGTCGACATCGCCACCGAGCTCGGTCCGGGACACCGCGTCGTGACCATCGCGTGCGACAGCGGGCTGAAGTACCTCGGCGGACGGGTCTACCCCTGA
- a CDS encoding SUMF1/EgtB/PvdO family nonheme iron enzyme, which yields MTDFEMARIAGGEVTLHDARRRTRRAVSLEPFEIGVYPVTEEQLAEVLGVSARHPNQPATDVSWLRAVHLCNAASEWEGLDPAYTFDGEDVTWHVDADGFRLPTEAEWEFACRAGSTGAHYGPLPDVAWTAADGVTSPQAVGGKLPNLNGVFDMLGNVWEWCWDLLDPARYDEYRVFRGGGFADDAWSVRASTRRGGAPRMHHDDVGVRLARGGFDTTDAAQGWSAAADRERAATEAPLPPGWTPRKR from the coding sequence GTGACCGACTTCGAGATGGCCCGCATCGCCGGGGGAGAGGTGACGCTGCACGATGCCCGCCGCCGCACGCGGCGGGCGGTGAGCCTCGAGCCGTTCGAGATCGGCGTCTACCCGGTGACCGAGGAGCAGCTCGCCGAGGTGCTGGGCGTATCGGCCCGGCATCCGAACCAGCCCGCGACCGACGTCAGCTGGCTGCGGGCGGTGCACCTGTGCAACGCGGCCTCGGAGTGGGAGGGCCTCGACCCCGCGTACACGTTCGACGGCGAGGACGTGACGTGGCATGTCGATGCCGACGGCTTCCGCCTGCCGACCGAAGCCGAGTGGGAGTTCGCGTGCCGGGCCGGTTCGACGGGAGCGCACTACGGCCCGCTCCCGGACGTCGCGTGGACCGCCGCGGACGGCGTCACGTCGCCCCAGGCCGTCGGGGGCAAGCTGCCGAATCTCAACGGCGTGTTCGACATGCTCGGGAACGTGTGGGAGTGGTGCTGGGACCTGCTCGACCCCGCCCGCTACGACGAGTACCGCGTGTTCCGCGGCGGCGGGTTCGCCGACGACGCCTGGAGCGTCCGCGCATCGACACGACGCGGCGGCGCGCCGCGCATGCACCACGACGACGTCGGGGTGCGGCTGGCCCGCGGCGGTTTCGACACGACGGATGCCGCCCAGGGCTGGTCTGCGGCTGCCGACCGCGAGCGGGCCGCGACCGAGGCGCCGCTGCCGCCCGGCTGGACGCCCCGAAAGCGCTGA
- a CDS encoding metalloregulator ArsR/SmtB family transcription factor, which produces MPFSSEQRPLYEVKANLFKGLAHPFRIRILELLSAAAEVSVADLQLETGLEASHLSQHLAVLRRHRLVTSERRGSHVYYRLANRDVAELLAVARRLLIDLLQADTGLLADAASLPEIAAGTGPAR; this is translated from the coding sequence ATGCCATTCAGCAGTGAGCAGCGCCCGCTCTACGAGGTCAAGGCGAACCTCTTCAAGGGGCTCGCGCATCCCTTCCGCATCCGCATCCTCGAACTGCTCTCCGCGGCGGCAGAGGTCAGCGTCGCCGACCTTCAGCTCGAGACCGGTCTCGAGGCGTCGCACCTGTCGCAGCATCTGGCGGTCCTGCGGCGGCACCGACTGGTCACGTCGGAGCGGCGGGGGAGCCACGTCTACTACCGGCTCGCGAACCGGGACGTCGCCGAGCTTCTGGCCGTCGCCCGCAGGCTTCTGATCGACCTGCTGCAGGCCGACACGGGCCTGCTCGCGGATGCGGCATCGCTCCCGGAGATCGCCGCAGGCACGGGTCCGGCGCGGTGA
- a CDS encoding SulP family inorganic anion transporter: MTDATAPSAVRRMATHLRSLLPSGDDYRTAKRTWRRDLIAGVTVGIVALPLALGFGISSGAGAEAGLITAIVAGFVAAVFGGSNVQVSGPTGAMVVVLAPIVASHGVGAVALVSVMAGILVLAAGATRLGRAVSFIPWPVIEGFTLGIAVIIFLQQVPALTSPEAHGASHTNVAVEAGESVVGADPGYLLWSLGAVAIVAACMLLLPRLHRAIPGSLVGIVVVTLLSLVVPSPLRVIGDLPHSLPAPAVPAWDLTTLSALALPAVTVAALAAIESLLSARVAASLADTGPYSPDRELVGQGLASVAAGLFGGMPATGAIARTAVNVRAGGRTRIAAVTHALVLLIVVLAVAQPVGLIPLAALSAVLMVTAVRMVHVATVSSILRSTRADAAAFVITAIVTVSVDLIVAVVIGIAVAGVFAIRSMARATGVHREQIAGEPQPGDERIAIVRLDGPLFFAAADRVESEVTSLGGVSVVILRMSQLELVDATGARILTEIVQRLERDGVTVLIKGVREGHEELFRTVGVLDALRHHKHLFTTLPDAIAHARSHVEREAA; the protein is encoded by the coding sequence GTGACGGACGCCACCGCGCCCTCGGCCGTCCGCAGGATGGCCACGCATCTGCGCAGTCTGCTGCCCTCTGGCGACGACTACCGCACCGCGAAGCGGACGTGGCGCCGCGACCTGATCGCCGGCGTCACGGTCGGGATCGTGGCCCTTCCGCTCGCTCTCGGCTTCGGGATCTCATCGGGCGCGGGAGCCGAGGCGGGTCTCATCACCGCGATCGTCGCCGGGTTCGTCGCCGCCGTCTTCGGGGGCTCGAACGTGCAGGTGTCGGGTCCCACCGGCGCTATGGTGGTCGTGCTCGCGCCCATCGTCGCGTCGCACGGGGTGGGAGCGGTCGCGCTCGTGAGCGTCATGGCCGGCATCCTCGTCCTCGCGGCGGGCGCGACCCGGCTGGGGCGGGCGGTGTCGTTCATCCCGTGGCCGGTGATCGAGGGATTCACCCTCGGCATCGCCGTCATCATCTTCCTGCAGCAGGTGCCCGCCCTCACGAGCCCCGAGGCGCACGGTGCGTCCCACACGAACGTCGCGGTCGAAGCGGGGGAGTCCGTCGTCGGTGCCGATCCGGGGTACCTCCTGTGGTCGCTCGGCGCCGTCGCGATCGTGGCGGCGTGCATGCTGCTGCTGCCGAGGCTGCATCGGGCGATCCCGGGGTCGCTCGTCGGCATCGTCGTGGTGACGCTGCTTTCGCTGGTCGTTCCGTCGCCGCTGCGCGTGATCGGCGACCTGCCGCACTCCCTGCCCGCACCCGCGGTCCCCGCGTGGGACCTCACGACCCTCTCGGCCCTCGCGTTGCCCGCCGTCACCGTCGCCGCGCTGGCGGCGATCGAGTCGCTGCTGTCGGCGCGGGTGGCGGCATCCCTCGCCGACACCGGCCCCTACAGCCCCGACCGCGAGCTCGTGGGGCAGGGCCTCGCGTCGGTCGCGGCGGGGCTGTTCGGCGGCATGCCCGCCACCGGCGCGATCGCCCGCACGGCGGTGAACGTCCGGGCCGGCGGCCGGACGCGCATCGCCGCCGTCACGCACGCGCTCGTCCTGCTGATCGTGGTGCTCGCGGTGGCGCAGCCGGTGGGCCTGATCCCGCTCGCAGCACTGTCGGCCGTCCTCATGGTCACGGCCGTCCGCATGGTGCATGTGGCGACGGTGTCGTCGATCCTGCGGTCGACGAGGGCGGATGCCGCGGCCTTCGTGATCACCGCGATCGTGACCGTCTCGGTCGACCTGATCGTCGCCGTCGTGATCGGCATCGCTGTCGCCGGCGTCTTCGCGATCCGCAGCATGGCGCGGGCGACCGGCGTGCACCGCGAGCAGATCGCGGGGGAGCCGCAGCCGGGGGACGAGCGCATCGCGATCGTGCGCCTGGACGGTCCCCTGTTCTTCGCCGCCGCCGACCGCGTCGAGAGCGAGGTCACGTCGCTCGGGGGAGTGTCGGTCGTGATCCTGCGGATGTCGCAGCTCGAACTCGTCGACGCCACCGGCGCCCGCATCCTCACCGAGATCGTGCAGCGTCTCGAGCGCGACGGCGTCACCGTGCTGATCAAGGGCGTCCGCGAGGGCCATGAGGAGCTGTTCCGCACCGTCGGCGTCCTCGACGCGCTGCGCCACCACAAGCACCTGTTCACGACGCTGCCGGACGCGATCGCGCACGCGCGCAGCCACGTCGAGCGCGAAGCGGCCTGA
- a CDS encoding MBL fold metallo-hydrolase, with protein sequence MSDLPVVSPWFRVTPVDSRVTRIEEPYADPWVSANSWHVRGRDVDVVFDTGLGVLSLRDELVSRFGREPVAILSHAHLDHMGSAHEFAECWAHEREPTEEPGRGTLSGSRLLQILGTDAMGDGGPAEVMLTALPHDGYDIDGYELRPVRPTRRLRDGDRIDLGERTLTVLHLPGHTPGSIGLQDEGNRILFTGDVVYEPIEDLLDDLAGSDVDQYRVSMRRLARLDVDIVHPGHGESFSGGRLRELIAEYLR encoded by the coding sequence ATGAGCGATCTCCCCGTCGTCTCACCGTGGTTCCGGGTGACGCCCGTCGACAGCCGCGTGACGCGCATCGAGGAGCCCTACGCCGACCCGTGGGTCTCGGCGAACAGCTGGCACGTGCGCGGGCGGGATGTCGATGTCGTGTTCGACACCGGCCTGGGAGTGCTCTCGCTGCGCGACGAACTGGTGTCGCGGTTCGGGCGGGAGCCCGTGGCGATCCTGTCCCACGCTCACCTCGACCACATGGGGTCCGCCCACGAGTTCGCCGAGTGCTGGGCGCACGAGCGCGAGCCGACCGAGGAGCCGGGTCGGGGAACGCTTTCCGGCAGCCGTCTGCTGCAGATCCTCGGCACGGACGCGATGGGTGACGGCGGGCCGGCCGAGGTCATGCTCACGGCGCTTCCGCATGACGGCTACGACATCGACGGATACGAGCTCCGCCCGGTCCGCCCGACGAGACGCCTGCGGGACGGCGACCGGATCGACCTGGGGGAGCGGACCCTGACCGTTCTGCACCTTCCCGGTCATACCCCGGGGAGTATCGGACTCCAGGACGAAGGGAATCGCATCCTCTTCACCGGCGACGTCGTCTACGAGCCGATCGAGGACCTGCTCGACGACCTCGCCGGCAGCGACGTCGACCAGTACCGGGTGAGCATGCGCCGCCTGGCGCGTCTTGACGTCGACATCGTGCATCCGGGTCACGGCGAGAGCTTCAGCGGAGGACGTCTGAGAGAACTCATCGCGGAATACCTCCGGTAG
- a CDS encoding type II toxin-antitoxin system VapC family toxin: MADTSALVAVVFGEADARAFASVLAAHAGDVSVSAATLVEARIVVEGRQGTEAAADLDRLLTRLGAHVVAVDDAQASLATSAWRRFGKGRHDAGLNFGDCFSYALSKHLDVPLLYKGDDFSRTDVASAM, encoded by the coding sequence GTGGCTGATACGTCCGCCCTCGTGGCCGTCGTCTTCGGCGAGGCCGACGCGCGCGCCTTCGCCTCGGTGCTCGCAGCCCACGCCGGTGACGTCAGCGTGAGCGCCGCCACCCTGGTCGAGGCGAGGATCGTCGTGGAGGGTCGGCAGGGCACGGAAGCGGCTGCCGACCTGGATCGGCTGCTCACGCGACTCGGCGCGCACGTGGTGGCGGTGGACGACGCGCAGGCTTCTCTCGCGACGTCGGCCTGGCGGCGCTTCGGGAAGGGCCGGCACGACGCGGGGCTGAACTTCGGTGACTGCTTCTCGTACGCGCTGTCCAAGCACCTCGACGTCCCGCTGCTGTACAAGGGCGACGACTTCTCGCGAACCGACGTCGCGTCGGCGATGTGA
- a CDS encoding type II toxin-antitoxin system VapB family antitoxin: protein MALNIKDPETDRIARELAAATGESITVAARIAMEERLRRVRASGAEQAVRDELDAIIARGRSRRSLDDRGADEIVGYDEDGLPA, encoded by the coding sequence ATGGCCCTCAACATCAAGGATCCGGAGACCGACCGGATCGCGCGCGAGCTTGCGGCTGCCACGGGGGAGAGCATCACCGTGGCGGCGCGCATCGCGATGGAGGAGCGGCTGCGCCGCGTGCGTGCGAGCGGCGCGGAGCAGGCTGTTCGCGATGAGCTCGATGCGATCATCGCGCGTGGGCGCAGCCGACGCAGTCTCGATGACCGCGGCGCGGATGAGATCGTCGGCTACGACGAGGATGGACTGCCGGCCTGA
- a CDS encoding AEC family transporter, whose protein sequence is MLASLTGFVVVGVAILVGYIIGRIDLLGEHARPVLARLTFFVLSPFLLFVVLAEADVRTLFSALLPVSFIASVAAFVVFIVVARFVWHRSIGDVVIGALSAGQVNSNNIGIPLSLYLLGSAAYPAPVILMQLLVFTPVTMAVLDAVAFGRSSAGRTLVRTVTNPIVIGSALGAIVSVSGLEFPPIVIEPLRLIADACVPVLLISYGMSLYGQRVLGPSGRRRDIVLATLLKLVAMPLVAWAVAHFIFGLPAHDTLVVTVLAALPTAQNVFNYSQRYGLGETISRDTVFLTTIACVPVILVITVLLG, encoded by the coding sequence ATGCTCGCTTCGCTCACCGGCTTCGTCGTGGTCGGTGTCGCGATCCTCGTGGGCTACATCATCGGGCGCATCGATCTCCTCGGCGAGCACGCGCGTCCCGTGCTGGCCCGCCTGACGTTCTTCGTGCTGTCGCCGTTCCTGCTGTTCGTCGTGCTCGCCGAGGCGGATGTCCGCACCCTCTTCTCGGCCCTGCTGCCGGTGTCCTTCATCGCCTCCGTGGCGGCCTTCGTCGTCTTCATCGTCGTCGCGCGCTTCGTGTGGCACCGGTCGATCGGCGACGTCGTCATCGGAGCGCTCAGCGCCGGCCAGGTCAACTCCAACAACATCGGCATCCCGCTGTCGCTGTATCTGCTCGGCAGCGCCGCATATCCGGCCCCGGTCATCCTGATGCAGCTCCTGGTGTTCACGCCCGTCACGATGGCGGTGCTCGACGCCGTCGCCTTCGGGCGCTCATCTGCGGGCCGCACGCTGGTGCGCACCGTCACCAACCCCATCGTGATCGGCTCCGCGCTCGGCGCGATCGTGTCGGTGAGCGGGCTCGAGTTCCCGCCGATCGTCATCGAGCCGCTGCGGCTCATCGCCGACGCGTGCGTGCCCGTCCTGCTCATCAGCTACGGAATGTCGCTGTACGGCCAGCGCGTGCTCGGCCCGAGCGGCCGACGCCGCGACATCGTCCTGGCGACCCTGCTCAAGCTCGTCGCCATGCCCCTCGTCGCGTGGGCCGTGGCGCATTTCATCTTCGGCCTGCCTGCCCACGACACCCTCGTCGTGACGGTGCTCGCAGCCCTCCCGACGGCGCAGAACGTCTTCAACTACTCGCAGCGCTACGGCCTCGGCGAGACGATCTCACGGGATACCGTTTTCCTCACGACGATCGCGTGCGTTCCCGTCATCCTCGTGATCACTGTTCTGCTGGGATGA
- a CDS encoding DUF308 domain-containing protein gives MSTEPSVEKSAVNAVRTALGIGGVLAVIIGILILVWPGKTAMVVTAIIAIYAIAAGLVYAGLGIFSKTKGGWSRVGHIALGILFIIAGVVAFLNLSQTTAWLAIFLGILVGIMWIIEGVVALSTLGDVSSKGWTIFFAILSIIAGIVLLFSPIWGAVVLWWLLGISLVVLGIIQIVRAFTFGKNV, from the coding sequence ATGTCCACCGAACCCTCGGTCGAGAAGTCCGCGGTCAACGCCGTCCGGACGGCTCTCGGCATCGGCGGCGTGCTCGCCGTCATCATCGGCATCCTCATCCTCGTGTGGCCCGGCAAGACCGCCATGGTGGTCACCGCGATCATCGCGATCTACGCGATCGCCGCGGGTCTGGTCTATGCCGGACTCGGCATCTTCTCGAAGACGAAGGGCGGATGGTCGCGCGTCGGCCACATCGCGCTCGGCATCCTGTTCATCATCGCGGGTGTCGTGGCCTTCCTGAACCTCAGCCAGACGACCGCGTGGCTCGCGATCTTCCTCGGCATCCTCGTCGGCATCATGTGGATCATCGAGGGCGTCGTGGCGCTCTCGACGCTCGGCGATGTGTCGTCGAAGGGCTGGACGATCTTCTTCGCGATCCTCAGCATCATCGCCGGCATCGTGCTGCTGTTCTCGCCGATCTGGGGCGCCGTCGTGCTCTGGTGGCTGCTGGGCATCTCGCTCGTCGTGCTCGGCATCATCCAGATCGTGCGCGCGTTCACGTTCGGCAAGAACGTCTGA